In one Leptospira yasudae genomic region, the following are encoded:
- the mtnP gene encoding S-methyl-5'-thioadenosine phosphorylase, protein MSHNVKAAIIGGTGLYSLDGMELIEEVYPDTPWGKPSDKIKIGKYKGKLIAFLPRHGIGHFLSPPEVPNHANICALKQLGVEEIVAFSSVGSLREEIKPLDFVLPSQIIDRTRFRNSTYFGNGVVAHAPFAEPFSHNLGKRIEQTAKKIGLEIHTGKTLVCMEGPLFSTKAESHLYRSWGADIINMTVLPEAKLAREAEIAYQMICMSTDYDCWREGEESVTVEMVIANLSKNAETAKKLLAELIHVIGNGDDLTLKNSTKYSLITAPEKRNPETVKKLKVLFPEYF, encoded by the coding sequence ATGTCTCATAATGTTAAAGCGGCGATCATAGGTGGAACGGGACTCTATAGCCTGGATGGAATGGAGTTGATCGAAGAAGTTTATCCCGATACTCCCTGGGGAAAACCTTCCGATAAAATCAAGATCGGTAAATACAAAGGAAAACTCATCGCATTCTTACCAAGACACGGAATCGGACATTTTCTTTCTCCTCCGGAGGTTCCGAATCACGCGAACATCTGCGCGCTCAAACAACTCGGCGTGGAAGAAATCGTCGCATTCAGTTCCGTGGGAAGCTTAAGAGAAGAAATCAAGCCTCTCGACTTCGTTCTACCTTCTCAGATCATCGACCGCACTCGTTTTAGAAACTCGACGTATTTCGGAAACGGAGTCGTCGCTCATGCCCCTTTTGCGGAACCGTTTTCGCACAACCTCGGCAAACGAATCGAACAAACCGCAAAGAAGATCGGATTGGAAATTCATACGGGCAAAACTCTCGTTTGTATGGAAGGGCCGTTGTTCTCCACAAAAGCGGAATCGCATTTGTATCGTTCTTGGGGAGCGGACATCATCAACATGACCGTTCTTCCCGAAGCGAAACTCGCGCGTGAAGCGGAGATCGCATATCAGATGATCTGCATGTCCACCGATTACGATTGCTGGAGAGAAGGGGAAGAATCCGTTACCGTTGAAATGGTGATTGCGAACTTAAGCAAGAACGCGGAAACCGCAAAAAAACTTTTAGCGGAACTCATTCACGTGATCGGAAACGGAGACGATCTGACTTTGAAAAACAGCACTAAGTATTCTCTCATCACCGCTCCCGAAAAAAGAAATCCGGAAACCGTTAAAAAATTGAAGGTTCTTTTCCCCGAATATTTCTGA
- a CDS encoding methyl-accepting chemotaxis protein, producing the protein MSKQSIESIRKKGEALTYYSRMGIMIMMLLSLASSLKALHPTIRIIHSSAAAFMFVYTIVGFIIYKKFNIYPIFHKIFIIFDSLLLSATILLDGMVSAEIVAPVLKNAILYSVYYFIIAYSGLLGRPNFVIIVGLFCSIGYSIGLTNSVLHGLKFSEDNTINMTPGYVKLSAEITKIIFMSSVSFILYRLMNLFDNLYKEASSYFKENREFLTKLENNRKVIHTSAETLEVSVSNFSEFTSLTSAKMESQAASLEEVNAVIASLAKASENNADSIRIQNENLIELNRNSQLLLELIAKISEHSKGLDTIAKESKAEMDFVKESVDKTSDFLKNISNSFQRVDEINRILGEIADKTNLLSLNASIEAARAGAAGRGFAVVAQEVSKLAEFTANNAKMISKVVEESLDFIKDANRASMDTGHLTESQSVKINVTASKIEEMNILYGQGTEIVQNFVRNLEKVKRLSDELYYSTEEQMTGQKEMMKAMLELEKEVNEITQESGKIQDGVLQIKTQSRDLKALSVV; encoded by the coding sequence ATGTCCAAGCAGTCCATTGAATCCATTCGTAAGAAAGGAGAAGCGCTCACATATTATTCCAGAATGGGAATTATGATTATGATGCTTCTTTCCTTGGCTTCGAGTTTAAAAGCGCTTCACCCCACGATTCGAATCATCCATTCTTCCGCGGCCGCGTTTATGTTCGTCTACACGATCGTAGGTTTTATTATCTACAAAAAGTTCAACATATATCCGATCTTTCATAAGATATTCATTATATTCGATTCTCTTTTACTGAGCGCCACGATCCTTTTAGACGGAATGGTTTCGGCGGAAATCGTCGCCCCCGTTCTGAAAAACGCGATTCTCTATTCCGTATATTATTTTATCATCGCTTATTCCGGTTTACTGGGACGTCCGAATTTCGTGATCATCGTCGGTCTTTTTTGTTCCATCGGGTATTCGATCGGTTTGACGAACTCGGTTCTTCATGGGTTAAAGTTTTCCGAAGACAACACGATCAACATGACCCCGGGTTATGTAAAACTCAGCGCGGAAATCACGAAGATCATCTTCATGTCGAGCGTAAGTTTCATCCTGTATCGATTGATGAATCTTTTTGATAATTTGTATAAAGAGGCTTCTTCCTATTTTAAGGAGAATCGCGAATTTCTTACCAAGCTGGAGAATAACAGAAAAGTCATTCATACTTCCGCGGAAACCTTGGAAGTTTCCGTGAGTAATTTCTCCGAGTTTACGAGTTTGACCAGTGCGAAGATGGAATCGCAAGCCGCCTCGCTGGAGGAAGTGAATGCCGTGATCGCGTCTTTGGCGAAGGCTTCCGAAAACAATGCCGATTCGATCCGAATTCAAAACGAGAACTTGATCGAACTCAACCGGAATTCTCAGCTTCTTTTGGAATTGATCGCGAAAATTTCGGAACACTCCAAAGGCCTCGATACGATCGCGAAAGAAAGTAAAGCGGAGATGGATTTCGTGAAGGAATCCGTGGACAAGACGAGCGATTTCTTGAAGAACATCTCGAACTCGTTTCAGCGAGTCGACGAGATCAACCGGATTCTCGGAGAGATCGCGGATAAAACGAATCTTCTATCGTTGAATGCTTCGATCGAAGCCGCTCGTGCGGGCGCCGCCGGACGAGGATTTGCCGTGGTCGCTCAAGAAGTTTCCAAGCTCGCCGAGTTCACCGCGAACAACGCAAAGATGATCTCCAAGGTCGTCGAAGAATCTCTCGATTTTATCAAGGATGCAAACCGAGCTTCCATGGACACGGGACATCTTACCGAAAGCCAAAGCGTCAAGATCAACGTTACCGCTTCCAAGATTGAAGAGATGAATATTCTCTACGGACAAGGAACGGAGATCGTTCAAAACTTCGTTCGAAATCTCGAAAAGGTAAAGAGATTATCGGACGAACTTTATTATTCCACGGAAGAGCAGATGACCGGTCAGAAAGAAATGATGAAGGCGATGCTCGAATTGGAAAAAGAAGTAAACGAAATCACGCAGGAATCCGGCAAGATTCAGGATGGAGTTCTTCAGATCAAAACGCAATCCAGAGATTTGAAGGCTTTGAGCGTGGTCTAA
- a CDS encoding alpha/beta hydrolase codes for MNRLFVAFLILIFTFCKVDFNEKPKKDALDSWMEILLILSYPYLIDTCAITPVSRSGPIPPISQGFGARGTRTVSVTALPNPSAPRNVCVYYPSDLSAKAPVLFLMHGFSAPSAEAYFPLIDFYVSKGYVVVFPIYISDTRPPTENYKYMLDGINYAVSQFSNIIDTTRVGYMGHSYGGGATPYLAHQGIVQKGWGGNGSFVFLLAPWYSFSITNAQLAQFTNATKMIVQIYDNDSVVDNRMAIDIFNQIGIATAEKDFEIVYSETYNGTVLDADHYTPIKNTIIGLGALDVLDYYGVWRQLDALATYTYTGSAAAKDIALGNGSTNQKNMGVYPDGRAVKTMTVTDAPAPLHPESFFYQPFSSSNNPRL; via the coding sequence ATGAATCGTTTGTTCGTTGCGTTTCTCATTCTTATTTTTACGTTTTGCAAAGTCGATTTTAACGAGAAGCCGAAGAAAGACGCTCTCGATTCTTGGATGGAAATCCTTCTGATATTGAGCTATCCATATTTGATCGATACGTGTGCGATCACTCCTGTTTCTCGAAGCGGACCGATTCCGCCCATTTCGCAAGGGTTTGGGGCGAGAGGCACTCGTACTGTTTCCGTTACCGCTCTGCCGAATCCGAGCGCTCCCCGAAACGTTTGCGTCTATTATCCGTCCGATCTATCCGCTAAAGCCCCGGTTCTATTTTTAATGCACGGCTTTAGCGCTCCTTCTGCGGAAGCGTACTTTCCGCTGATCGATTTCTACGTATCAAAAGGCTACGTCGTCGTGTTTCCGATTTATATATCCGACACAAGACCTCCCACAGAAAATTATAAATATATGTTGGACGGAATCAATTATGCCGTTTCACAATTTTCTAATATAATCGACACGACTCGAGTCGGTTATATGGGTCATTCCTACGGAGGAGGAGCGACTCCGTATTTGGCGCATCAGGGAATCGTTCAAAAAGGATGGGGTGGGAACGGCTCGTTCGTATTTCTTCTCGCGCCCTGGTATTCTTTTTCGATCACGAACGCACAGCTCGCTCAGTTTACGAATGCGACAAAAATGATCGTACAAATTTACGATAACGACAGCGTCGTCGACAATCGAATGGCGATCGACATCTTCAATCAAATCGGAATCGCGACCGCCGAAAAGGACTTTGAAATCGTTTATTCCGAAACGTACAACGGAACCGTTCTTGATGCGGATCATTATACTCCGATCAAAAATACGATCATCGGGTTAGGTGCGTTAGACGTTCTTGATTATTATGGAGTTTGGAGACAACTCGATGCACTTGCTACATATACTTATACAGGTTCAGCCGCGGCAAAGGACATAGCCTTGGGGAACGGTTCAACGAATCAAAAGAATATGGGCGTTTATCCTGACGGACGGGCAGTCAAAACGATGACAGTGACGGATGCACCGGCTCCGTTGCACCCAGAAAGTTTCTTTTACCAACCATTTTCGAGCTCAAACAATCCTAGATTGTAA